GTTCCTTTTCAGTCTCCTCAGGCAATGGGTGAAAGAGAaggtgaagaaagtgaagaaagggGTGAAGAAAGCCTGACCGGctccctcctccgtccatgggatttcccaggcaagatactggagtgggttgctatttcctactccagggatgaATCTGTGCTAATGTCTATCCCCAGACTCTTTAGTTACCAGATCTAAGATACTgtttttcattgagttagagcTAGATTGTTCTCTTACTTAAAACCTAGGAGTCACTAGAGACTTTTCTTCCCCTGTTCCCTGTTAAGATTACTCTCTTCTGTGTTCCACAGTACACATGCAAACTTCTCTCATGGTCCTTATAACTggttgctgtgaacattctttACTGGTGTGTCTCCTCCACAAAGCTGTGAGCTCCTTGCAGACAGGAGCCAAGTCTGATGTGTCTCCAAGTCCCCAGTCCCCAGTGACACTGCTTGAAGACAGGAACCAAGTCTGATATATCTTCGTGTCCCCAGTAACACACCACGCACTGACCAGACCACACCAGGCGTGTTATCTTCAAGCAACACAGGTTAAGGGCATGTTAGCCAAGTGGAGCCTGTTGAGATGAGGGCAGTGGGGTAGAGTCTGGAGGCCACATTTTATGAAGAGCAGAAAAATCAGGAAAGTGTAATGAGAAGATAAGACTGCTCTTAGGATAGAACTCATGTGCTGACTCAACAGGCATTACTGGGCATCTGCATGTGAGGCCTTGGGCTGGTCCTGAGGGGTCCATAGGTGATACAGCCATAGTGCCTGCCTGGGGAGCTCACAGTCTGGACAGGCTCAGACTTGGAACCAAGGATGGGGGTGCAGGGTGCGGCCAGGGAAGGGCTCTCAGAAGAGGACTTGCAGGAGGGCAGAATTACAACGCTTCAGGGCAGGTTTCAGTTTGGGATGAGGAAACTTTCTAACAATcggaactataaagaaagctctaCATCTGGGGCTGTGTGAGTGGGGCTGGGATGACCACTTTATAGAATGGACACTGACGTCTGTCAACAGAAGGACTGAAGGGAGTCTACAGGGAATTCCTCATAATTACAAGTCACTGAACCACTGTTTCCTTTCACATGCTAGGatacaaagacaaaacaaaacaaagagtcTCTGGCCTAAAAAAGCTCACAGTTTAGGTAAATTGAAAAAATGTAACACTGTAAATGTAGCCTTATGCTAGTGTCTCTTGAACCTGAATGATGTATGAACCCCCTTTTTTAAAGGAAGTACTTAGTGCTAATAATCTAAATATGATTCAAATTTAAACTCAGTTTAAACGTCAAGGCAGCTGTAAAAGCTACTCTTTTATACAGTGTTTAAGTACGCATTTTAATGAAAATGGACAAAACAATAAGCTAATAAAATGCTAATATTGACAACACTAATGCTACAGGTCATATTCAGTTCTTTTGGAACTGCCAGTTCTATAGACATATTCCTACTGGTAAATGAAGATGGAATGATAGAAtcaggggttgggaagatctggagcagggaaaggctacccacttcagtattctggcctggagaattccatggactgtatagtccatggggtctcaaaatgtcagacataactgagtgactttcactttcactaaaataATAGATCTAGGGTCTAGCTATcataagaaagaggaaaaaaaaaaaaacaaacccaaaacagatCCTGTGTGCCACTTGATGTAAAAACACACCATCACCTATGAAGCAGGcttgctaaaaaaagaaaaaaaatcgtaTCTGAATCAGACCAAATATCAGGATCTACTTTTGAATCTTCGGGAAATACAGGAGGAAAAGATTTtcaaaagagggaggaggaacCTATAGGTgaaaagagacttaagagacatttATGAGCCTTATGAACCAAATTCAGTGTGTAGACTTTGTTTCAATTCTGGTTTGAACAAATCACCTATTAGGAAGAGGGAGgggtgaagagagagagagatctgagtATTAACTGAATATTTGTTGATACTGAAGATGTATTttttacatgtgttaatatattgtGGTTATTTTTTGAGTCCTTATCTTTTGAGaatacatactgaaatattttatattttatatggttATCTGTGATTTGCTTCACAATAAtccagggaggaggcaggaaatgGGCCCAGGTTTAGATAAGCTAAGACTGGTCATGAGTTGATTGTTTTACCCAAATGATGGGTACATGGGATTCACTGCTGTACATTAGAAagattttatgataaaaaactttAATGATGAAAAACTCTAAGATGCTAAAACAGTTAAAATTCAAATACAACAGGCATtgtacattgctgatgggaatataaattagcAAGTTTTATGGAAGGCAATATGACAACATCTAATAAAAATGCACATATCCTTCAACTCAGAAAATCACTTCTAGAAATGCAAACTCTGTGCTCACCACATGCGTTACAAAAtgcagatatacacacacacacacacacacacttatttttatctggctgcaccaggtcttagttgtggcacatggcgtctctgatcttcactgtggcatgcgagatcttttctgtggcacgtgggagccctaactagggatcaaacccaggttccctgcattgggagctcggagtctcagccactggaccaccaaggaagtcctaaatTCTCACTGTAGCTTTAGTTGTAAAAGAAAGAATTAGTGATAATCTAAACATCGCTAATGGGGGATTAGATAAATAAGTCGTGATAAATCCACTGAACAGAATACTCCATAGTCATTTTTGAAATGAGGATGTTCTTTATATACTGACCTGATGCAATCTCCAAAGTACAGGGATGTGTGTATAGTATGCTACCACATGAAAATGCATGTATGCCTagatatgtataaaatacatgtgAAGAGTATAAATGAGACATTTACCTTCATTTAAGCCCCTAGGAAAGGGCCTGGGTTTACAGAGAAAAGGGATAGGAGTAAGACTTACAATTTAGTAATAGCgttttgtatcttttatttatctggctgcccatgcagcatgtgggaatctcagttccctgactagggatcaaatccgtgccccctgcattgagagtttggagccttaaccactgaaccaccaggaaagcctgcttGTACCTTTTAAACTTTATTCCATGTGCATGTATTACCGATGTATTTTTTAgaagatttgttttaaaagaaataaaaataagattaagacattaaaaaatataaagattatCTGGCAATGtgggaaaatgtttataatattatttttgatTTAAAAGAGTATACAAAATTTTTTCCATGTAATACTTTATAATAATAGAATTATAAGACAGAATAATGGGCTAGAATAATAAAAGATGTCGGCTCATGATCAAGTACTGGAAACACACACAAATGGAAAGGATGCTTTTTAGGTGGGagtgaaatttttcttgttttttaaaactgtatagTTAGTATAATATGGTGTGATAATATGTTAATTACaatttagtgaaaaaaatcacattttgatTGCAAATATCTGATTTACATAAAGGTTTTAGAAAGAGGCTCTTTTCATGTAGCCAGGTGCACTGGTCACCTGCCAGAGCAGGTCCCGTTTGGCTTCCTGCCAGACTCGCTGATGAACAAGATGCTGGAAAAGTCACTGCAGTTGGTCACGTCCTCGCACTTAGCACTCATTTACCAGACTCTGGAAAGTTTGTTTATTTATGAGGAAAAGACTCTGCATAAACAAGAAGAGACTTTTTGGAGGTGGGAAAGCCAGGGTGTTAACTACCCTCCTTCGTATGCCTTGCTTCCTTCCTTGAGGAAGGGCCCCGGTGGGAAACCGGAGGTGGGCTCTgaccaggaaggaaggagagtcGGGAACCCGCAGCAGTGGGCTGACCCCGTTCCACAGGCCCAGCGACCTCCTTGGCTCTCCCTGCTCACCCTTCAGAGACAGCTGTGCGAGAGCGGAAAGACCCAGCTTAGGAGCCAGGGACTGACTCTGCCTCTAAGTGCATGACCTCATAGAAGTCACTCAGCCTcccaagccagttttttcatccGTAAAATAAACCTCCCTATTTTGCTATGCAGCCAGAAGAGTCAATGAGATCGGCGTATTGCCTCATTCTGGGTCCCGTGCTACGTCTCTGCCTAGACTGCTTCTCGGTCTCCTTGGCCTGCACCTCACACTTATcagccctctgccctcccctgcccTATTTGGGCTTCCAGACATAAACTGTCACTCATGACAGCTGTCCTGTGGATCCACAGACCCAACTGGGCCTCTCCACATGCATCTTCCACAAGTATCTCAACCTTGATTCATCAAAAACTAAACTCATTATCATCCTCTCCAAACTTTGTCATCATCCAGTGTTCTCTGTTCCAGCAATACCTCTAGCATCCAGAAACCTGGGGATTTTCCTTAACTTTACTCCAACATACATGGGTAACAGCAGCAGAAGCCATCTTCTACCACATGGTCTAGGAAACAGAGAAAGCTGAACTGGAGTAAGACAGAATGAAGCAAACACACCAGGAAGCACAGCGGAGAACAGAAGAGATCATGTGGGTTCCTAAGGACTACAAGTTCTGGTTTTGTTCAGGAGCCAGCTGCAGCTCCactcttggatttttaaaatttaccatcttaactatttattcatttatttatgatcGCTCTGGGTCTTCACtactgtgtgagggctttctctagttgcagcgagcaggatTCTcacggtggtggcttctcttgttgtggagtatggGCTCTAAAGCGTGAGGGCTTCACTAGTTGTGGCACAAATGAACACTTGGTGGCTTATCTCCAGTACACGTCAATCAACAGCAGGGAGTTCTGTTCCCTGCAGTCCGCAGGAAGCGGCTGCCATCTTGAATGCTGGTTACTGTTTTACACAGCCAGGACTGGAACTGAGGTTGCCTGACTTCTTATTCAAGGCTCCTTCTACCCTAACTGCCTGTGGTAGCCAGTCTCCAAGATGGCCCTTAAAGATCTACACCTCTTATCACCCTTGTGTAGTCCCTGCCATACTGAATAAATAGGGCTCACATATTAGGAGACTGCAGAAATGACTGTGTGACTTCCAATGCTGGGTCATAAAAGACACTGTGGCTTCTACCTTGTCTCTTTCTGGCATCGCTCTGGGGAAAGCCGGTTGCCAGGCAATGAGAATATTCAAGCAGCCCTATAAAGTGAAACCATCCccgtgaaaaagaaatgcaaaaggcaaagtggttgtctgaggagggcttagaaatagagaaaagaagggaaaggcaaaggagaaaaggaaagatatacccatctaaatgcagagtttcaaagattatcaaggagagataagaaagccttcctcagtgaccaatgcaaagaaatataggaaaacaatagaatgggaaagactagagatctcttcaataaaattagataccaagggaacatttcatgcaaagatgggcacaataaaggacagaaatgctatggacctaacagaagcagaagatattaagaagaggtggcaaaaatacacagaaaaactatacaaaagagatcttaatgacccagttaACGACGATGGTtaactcacctacagccagacatcttggagtacaaagtcaagtgggacttaggaagcatcactatgaacaaagatagtggaggtgatggaattccagctgagctgtttcaaatcctaaaagatgatgctgttaaagtgcttcactcaatatgccagcaaatttggaaaactcagcagtggccataggactggaaaaggtcagttttcattccaatcccaaagaaagccaatgccaaagaatgttcaaactaccgcacaattgcattcatctcacacactagtaaagtaatgctcaaaattctccaagccaggcttcaacagtatgtgaactgtgaacttccagatgttcaagctggatttagaaaaggcagaggaaccagatttcaaattgccaacatccgttggatcacagaaaaagcaagagaattccagaaaaacatctacatctgcttcattgactatgctaaagcctttgactgtgtggatcaccataaactgtggaaaattcttaaagagacgggaataccagaccaccttacctgcctcctaagaaacctgtatgtaggtcaagaagcaacagttagaaccacacatggaacaacaaactggttccaaattcggaaaggagtacatcaaagctgtacatagtcactttgcttatttaacttctatgcagaggacattatgcgaaatgtcaggctggatgaagcacaaaatggaatcaagatagccaggagaaatataaaaaacctcagatacgcaTATGACAccccccccttatggcagaaagtgaagaggaactaaagagtcttaaagctcaacattcaaaaaatgaagataatggcatccggtttcatcacttcatggcaaacagatggggaaacaaaggaaacagtgacagactttattttggggggctccaaaatcactgcagatggactgcagccatgaaattaaaagatgcttgctccctggaagaaaagctatgaccaacctagacagcttattaaaaagcagagacattgccaacaaaggtccgtctggtcacaGCTACGGTTTTCCCAatagcatgtatggatgtgagagctggaccatgaagaaagctgagtgccaaagaattgatgtttttgaactgtggtattggaagagaatcttgagagtcccttggactgcaaagagatgaaaccaatcaatcctaaaagaaatcaatcctaaatatttattggaaggactgattgaaactaaagctccaatactttggccatctgatgcaaagagctgactccttggaaaagatcctgatgctgggaaagactgaaggcaggagaaggggacaatagaggacaagatggttggatgacatcattgactcaatagatgtgagtttgagcaagctctgggagttggtgatggacagggaagcctggtgtgctgcagtcctgggggggtcgcaaagagtcagatactactgagcgactgaacaacatagagtgaagaggaattaaggCCTCCTGTTAATAACCAGTACCAACCAAGCATGTGAGTCAGTCATCTTGGAAGCTGATTCCACAGCCTTAGTCAAGCCTTTAGATGAGCGCTGCCCCggctaacatcttttttttttgtttgttttaatcttttggctgtgccatgcagcatgtgggatcttaggtccccagccaggggttgaacctgtggcccctgcattggcagcacggagtcttaaccactggagaaccagagaagtcccccgaCAGCTGACATCTTGATTGCATCTCAGAAGAGACCTTAACCCAGAACCACTCAGCTAAGCTTCTCCCAAATTTCCAAACCACTgtatatgagataataaatgtttattcttttaagTCATTAAGTTTTGGGATGACTTGTTATAGATAATTAACATACAACCTTTATAGAgatctcatatttttaaaaaaaaaaccttctattTTTGGCATTTGTACAGGGTTAGAAATTATTATTCTCTTTCCCCTAGCCTTTGGCCTAACTCAGGTTACCTAACTAAAAAAGCCATCAGGCTTGAGGAATCCAACCCAGGAAGACAGAATCCCATATTACTATTTAAAGAAGCCTTTCCTTTTCCCTGTTATTGCAGAAAGCTCCCAGGTCtcctaagaatgaaaaaaaaatccacatcacATCACCTTCACCTGGATGATCCTGAAAAATGATTCTTACAACAATCAAAGGAACTGGAGCCCAGACTTCCCAATTTAATACAGTACCGaggaaatatttgagaaatgACACCCTATGATACCTGAATTTTTCTTAGCTGAGAAATGGGTGTCGACAGAAGTACTAATGCCTTATATTTATGCTTTTCACAATGTTTTCATATCTATATCTGAGGTAGGTTGGGAAGATATAAATAAACCGTATACATATGGAACCAAGGGCTCAGAGCTCATGATCTGCCCACAGTCTCATGATGTGTGAATGACAAGACCAGTTCTAGAATCTGGGTTTCAGTGATTCCAAGTCTGGTGCGGTGCTTTCCAAGGCAAGACCTCCAGGGTGAGATAATATAAACGCCCTTCAGCTGGGGCTGTCCTCTGAGGTCAACGTGCACTTGTAGGTCTCTTTAAAGGCATCAAGGAAACGTGGTATTACTTCATCCACAGTGACATGCCTCTGCAGCTCCTCACTCAGGGAAGTGACGCCTGTCCCAACCAGGCCACAGGGCACAATGTGCTCAAACCACGTGAGGTCCGTAGAACAGTTCAGCGCCAGGCCGTGGGACGTAACGTGCCTTCCACAGCGGACACCTGCAAGGCAAACCAACGGCTCTTAGAATAGacaccctccctccccaggctTCATGATGGCCCTCAgtgagatgaagaaactggacTAGACCACTGATTTTCCAATTCTGTTTCTAGAGCACCCAAGAGGTTGTACACAGATCAGGGGAGCGGGACAAAATGAGAGGAGACGCCTGTggctccacagtggctgcacttaCTATGAACATTACAGAAATGTCCTTACAAAGTTTccgctgttaaaaaaaaaaagtatgaaaaaaattttcaccCTTATAGTCCAGATATTGTGAAGTAACCTGGCAACTCACTTCTCATTGTCTCTCCATTTCTAAAAATGAGTGTGTTGAACCACGTGACCTCCGAAATGACCTGGttctgaagatatcagtgagGAGAGCCTTAGAAACTCTTAAAGGCAGTGGGCAGATGATTCAAAGCCCGCGCCAGTGACACCCGCCCGCTCTGCCCTCACCACCATTGGTCCGGCccctccaggccccgccccgAAGCGCTCACCGATCGCGCAAATCTTGCGCTCGCCCAGCCAAACTCCGGTGTAGGGTGGGGGCCGCGCGCGGGCGCCGGGTAGGCCCAGGAGCTCGCACAGGCGCACGGCGCACGCCTCCAGCGCGGCCACGTGGGCGCGCAGGCGCAGGCCGAGGGGTCGTAAGTCGAGTACCGGGTGGCACAGCAGCTGGCCCGGGCCGTGGAAGGTGGCTAGGCCGCCCCGGCCAAGGGGGCGCACCTCGGCACCCAAGGCCCGCAGTCGTGCCGTCTCCTCGGACGTCAGGCCGCCGCGCAACCCGGTAGTATACACGGGCCCCGCGGGCTCGCAAAGCAGGAGCGCACCCGCCTCGGGCCCTGGCTCGGCCTGCAGCCGCAGCAGCCAGCGCTGCTGCAACGCCAGCAGCTCGGCGTAGGGAACCTGACTCAGCCACACCAGGCGTACCGCCGGTTGCAGCATTTCGCCCGCCGCAGCCTCTGCGGGGCTCCGCCTCCTTTCTGGGCCTACGGGCGGGCCGGGAGGGGCGGGGACTAGGAGCCTCCGCCCCTAGATGCTTGTTACTGGCTGTTGAGAGAGTGTTTTGATACCTAATGGaaggtcagttcaattcagtcgctcagtcgtgtccgaccctttgcgaccccatgggcagcagcaagccaggcttctctgtccatcaccaactccagaaaacggctcaaatacatgtccatcgagtccgtgatgccatccaaccatctcatcctctgttgtccccttctcctgccttcaatctttcccagcatcagggtcttttccaatgactcaattcttcgcatcaggtggccaaagtattggagtttcagcttcaacatcagtccttccaatgaatatttaggactgatttcctttaggatggactggttggatctccttgcagtccaagggactctcaagagtcttctccaacaccacagttcaaaagcatcaatttttcagcactcagctttctttatagtccaacactcacatccataaatgactactggaaaaaccatagctttgactatatggacctttgttggcaaagca
This sequence is a window from Bubalus kerabau isolate K-KA32 ecotype Philippines breed swamp buffalo chromosome 15, PCC_UOA_SB_1v2, whole genome shotgun sequence. Protein-coding genes within it:
- the LIPT2 gene encoding octanoyl-[acyl-carrier-protein]:protein N-octanoyltransferase LIPT2, mitochondrial, with protein sequence MLQPAVRLVWLSQVPYAELLALQQRWLLRLQAEPGPEAGALLLCEPAGPVYTTGLRGGLTSEETARLRALGAEVRPLGRGGLATFHGPGQLLCHPVLDLRPLGLRLRAHVAALEACAVRLCELLGLPGARARPPPYTGVWLGERKICAIGVRCGRHVTSHGLALNCSTDLTWFEHIVPCGLVGTGVTSLSEELQRHVTVDEVIPRFLDAFKETYKCTLTSEDSPS